One genomic region from Siniperca chuatsi isolate FFG_IHB_CAS linkage group LG18, ASM2008510v1, whole genome shotgun sequence encodes:
- the katnal2 gene encoding katanin p60 ATPase-containing subunit A-like 2 isoform X1, giving the protein MMELSYQSMKIAHQAREADELRTEMRRKSLLILIYQHLLGQGYLAAAVALDQETNGGVRRFEVCDNIDLEMVLMEYESYHYVKFQKYPKLIRRTAEPGEKRCARSGGVKRSPCSAVKPLPKIIPSQSPQSGSGAKRTAASSHTNEIGSSVPPESSDFGLNVSSIKNGPVGEAAINRKGQMTDGKGSIHDAVKRAGSDSDHMERLLKPLSGFSGMSGEMRELAAVISRDIYLHSPNVRWEDIIGLEDAKRLVKEAVVYPIKYPQLFTGILSPWKGLLLYGPPGTGKTLLAKAVATECKTTFFNISASSIVSKWRGDSEKLVRVLFELARYHAPSTIFLDELESVMSQRGTSMGGEHEGSRRMKTELLVQMDGLARSEDLVFVLAASNLPWELDHAMLRRLEKRILVSLPTSPARQAMISHWLPPLSSTGGVELRTELDYETLAKGMEGYSGSDITLVCKEAAMRPVRKIFDALESHQDGDTDMPAIQLETVTTADFLEVIAHTKPSARNLMDRYAAWEREYESV; this is encoded by the exons ATGATGGAGCTTTCATATCAATCTATGAAAATCGCCCATCAAGCCCGGGAGGCG GATGAGCTGAGGActgagatgaggaggaagagcctCCTCATTCTCATTTACCAACACCTGCTGGGGCAAGG CTACTTGGCTGCAGCAGTGGCCTTGGACCAGGAGACTAATGGAGGTGTGAGGAGGTTCGAGGTTTGTGATAACATCGATCTGGAGATGGTGCTGATGGAGTACGAGAGTTATCACTACGTCAAGTTCCAGAAGTATCCCAAACTTATCAGAAGAACAGCAGAACCAG GTGAGAAAAGATGTGCAAGAAGTGGTGGAGTAAAGAG GAGTCCCTGTTCAGCTGTGAAGCCGCTTCCCAAAATCATCCCATCCCAGAGTCCACAGTCTGGAAGCGGAGCCAAGAGAACAGCTGCCAgttcacacacaaat GAGATTGGCTCTTCTGTTCCTCCAGAGTCGTCAGATTTTGGTCTCAACGTTTCCTCCATCAAAAATGGACCAGTTGGGGAGGCAGCCATAAACAGAAAG GGCCAGATGACTGACGGCAAAGGTTCAATCCATGACGCTGTCAAAAGAGCTGGCAGTGACTCAGACCACATG GAACGGCTGCTGAAGCCCCTCAGTGGCTTTTCTGGAATGAGCGGTGAGATGAGAGAACTGGCTGCAGTCATCAGCAGG GACATCTATTTGCACAGCCCCAATGTGCGGTGGGAGGACATCATCGGCCTGGAGGACGCAAAGCGATTAGTCAAAGAGGCCGTCGTCTATCCCATTAAG TACCCCCAGCTGTTTACAGGCATCCTGTCTCCGTGGAAGGGCTTGCTGCTCTATGGCCCCCCAG gtACAGGTAAGACGCTGCTGGCCAAGGCCGTGGCTACAGAGTGTAAGACGACCTTCTTCAACATCTCAGCCTCCAGCATCGTCAGCAAGTGGAGAGGAGACTCTGAGAAGCTGGTCAGG GTTCTGTTTGAGCTGGCCAGGTACCACGCCCCATCCACCATCTTCCTGGATGAGCTGGAGTCGGTGATGAGCCAGAGAGGAACCAGCATGGG AGGAGAGCATGAAGGGAGTCGCAGGATGAAGACTGAGCTGCTGGTTCAGATGGACGGACTGGCGAGATCAGAGGACCTGGTGTTTGTACTGGCTGCCTCCAACCTGCCTTG GGAACTGGACCATGCCATGCTGAGGAGGTTAGAGAAGAGGATTCTAGTTAGTCTTCCCACCTCGCCAGCTCGCCAAGCCATGATCTCTCATTGGCTGCCCCCTCTTAGCTCCACAGGAGGGGTGGAGCTACGAACTGAGCTGGACTATGAAACTCTGGCGAAG gggaTGGAGGGTTACTCTGGCTCTGATATAACACTGGTGTGTAAGGAGGCGGCCATGAGACCAGTCCGCAAGATCTTTGATGCTTTGGAGTCACATCAGGACG GAGATACTGACATGCCTGCCATCCAGCTGGAAACTGTGACAACAGCTGACTTCCTGGAAGTCATCGCACACACCAAACCCTCGGCTCGAAACCTGATGGACAGATACGCAGCCTGGGAGAGAGAGTACGagtctgtctga
- the skor2 gene encoding SKI family transcriptional corepressor 2, protein MDKTHLSSPNDIIMTSSTGPYQQEPLTPPRPTHLHSSSSSISSPSPSSSSSPLKPNQVGQVILYGIPIVSLVIDNNERLCLAQISNTLLKNYSYNEIHNRRVALGITCVQCTPVQLEILRRAGAMPISSRRCGMITKREAERLCKSFLGENAPPKLPDNFAFDVSHECAWGCRGNFIPARYNSSRAKCIKCSFCNMYFSPNKFIFHSHRTPDAKYTQPDAANFNSWRRHLKLSDKHPPDELIYAWEDVKAMFNGGSRKRALPSSAQCHSMGPMKTLPGSVVPHMMGPDLGAQKRARYEDEDDLDGGSLSPRKTPRSYPVIPVPSKGFGMLQKFPPTSLFPSPYPFPAFSLCQQKKDDSDVSVGQKGAGLSGLLWPGRKDTFYPPFCMFWPPRAAGGIPVPTYLQPQPSALSSLADNPSLRQAFLDLSDPSEPGAVAGNGNSVSTTMAPGSGTTTPRTGLFDPECTTVTPDLRPVTSEGWLKLLDTSTLQNRKPSYGSAFRPVIKDTESIAKLHSNSGGVTGATDEDFEVVVAGSDHHQRLSPSSSCSYGSESGGDGEAEGVESEEEGEVDVESSKQEDEDEDGSFTNRLPQTQTNLYLPALNNTSGEERKERGSGAGYPSTSSPTSSDPIQQESPSLPASPPASLPLSISATPHREDPAYKNVHKNRDEGLPAYATKDNFSTSDENKEQNSFFVPESETSAPDYWRESSGDQSQGAASPVPLKKDVENMEKEELQKVLLEQIDFRRRLEQEFHALKGTSPFPVFHNFQDQMKRELAYREEMVQQLQMIPYANIIRKEKIGSHLNK, encoded by the exons ATGGACAAGACCCATCTTTCGAGCCCTAATGACATCATAATGACGAGCTCAACAGGCCCCTACCAGCAGGAACCCCTGACTCCACCCAGACCCACCCATCTCcactcctcatcctcttccatatcatccccctctccatcctcttcctcctcaccccTCAAGCCCAACCAGGTTGGCCAGGTCATCCTGTACGGCATTCCCATTGTATCACTGGTCATTGATAACAATGAAAGACTTTGCCTGGCACAGATTTCCAACACTCTCCTCAAAAATTACAGTTATAATGAGATCCATAATCGTCGTGTGGCGCTGGGTATCACCTGTGTCCAGTGCACTCCGGTTCAGTTGGAGATTCTTCGTCGGGCCGGTGCCATGCCCATCTCGTCACGCCGCTGTGGCATGATCACTAAACGTGAAGCCGAGCGCCTCTGCAAGTCCTTCCTGGGAGAGAACGCACCGCCGAAGCTGCCCGACAACTTTGCCTTCGATGTGTCACATGAGTGCGCCTGGGGTTGCCGTGGTAACTTCATCCCGGCACGCTACAACAGCTCCAGGGCCAAATGCATCAAGTGCTCCTTCTGCAACATGTACTTCTCCCCAAATAAGTTCATTTTCCATTCCCACCGCACACCAGACGCCAAGTACACCCAGCCTGACGCTGCCAACTTTAACTCCTGGCGACGACACCTCAAACTCAGTGACAAACACCCACCTGATGAGTTAATTTACGCATGGGAAGACGTCAAAGCTATGTTCAATGGAGGCAGCCGGAAGAGAGCGCTGCCCTCTTCAGCCCAGTGTCACTCCATGGGTCCTATGAAGACTCTCCCAGGTTCGGTGGTGCCTCACATGATGGGACCTGACCTGGGTGCTCAGAAAAGAGCCCGCTATGAAGATGAGGATGATCTGGATGGAGGCAGTCTGTCTCCTCGTAAGACACCACGTAGCTACCCTGTCATTCCTGTCCCAAGCAAAGGCTTCGGCATGCTGCAGAAGTTTCCTCCCACGTCGCTCTTCCCCTCGCCTTACCCCTTCCCAGCATTCAGCCTCTGCCAGCAGAAAAAAGATGACAGTGATGTTTCAGTTGGGCAGAAAGGAGCAGGGTTGTCAGGTCTTTTATGGCCTGGCCGCAAAGACACTTTTTATCCTCCTTTCTGCATGTTTTGGCCACCAAGAGCGGCAGGAGGAATCCCTGTCCCCACCTACCTCCAGCCTCAGCCCAGTGCCCTCTCCTCCCTGGCAGACAACCCCTCTCTCAGGCAGGCCTTTTTGGATCTCTCAGACCCCAGCGAGCCTGGCGCTGTAGCTGGCAACGGAAATAGTGTCAGCACAACCATGGCCCCCGGCAGCGGGACTACCACACCTAGGACTGGGCTGTTTGACCCAGAGTGCACAACAGTAACCCCAGACCTTCGCCCTGTGACGTCAGAGGGCTGGCTCAAACTCCTGGACACCTCAACCCTCCAAAACAGAAAGCCGAGCTATGGATCGGCCTTCCGCCCCGTCATTAAGGATACTGAGAGTATCGCCAAGCTCCACAGCAACAGTGGAGGAGTCACTGGGGCAACAGACGAGGACTTTGAGGTCGTGGTTGCCGGGTCAGACCACCACCAGCGGCTATCgcccagcagcagctgtagttATGGAAGTGAAAGCGGAGGTGACGGAGAGGCGGAGGGAGTGGAaagtgaggaggagggggaggtggatGTGGAGTCGTCAAAGCaggaggacgaggacgaggaTGGGAGCTTCACAAACAGGCTGCCGCAGACTCAAACCAACCTGTACCTCCCTGCACTGAATAACACttctggagaggagaggaaggagagagggagtggcGCTGGGTATCCCAGCACCTCCTCTCCCACCTCCTCAGACCCCATCCAGCAGGAGTCCCccagcctgcctgcctccccTCCTGCCAGCctgcctctctccatctccGCCACGCCTCACAGAGAGGACCCAGCTTACAAAAAC GTTCACAAAAATAGAGATGAAGGACTACCTGCGTACGCAACCAAAGACAACTTCAGCACTTCTG atgaaaacaaagagcagaATAGTTTCTTTGTACCAGAGAGTGAGACGTCAGCGCCCGACTACTGGAGGGAAAGCTCAG GTGATCAAAGCCAAGGTGCTGCCTCTCCTGTGCCGCTAAAGAAGGACGTTGAAAACATGGAGAAAG AGGAGCTCCAGAAGGTTCTGCTGGAGCAGATCGACTTCAGGAGGAGACTGGAGCAAGAGTTTCACGCTCTGAAGGGCACCTCACCATTTCCTGTCTTTC ATAATTTCCAAGACCAGATGAAACGAGAGCTCGCCTACAGAGAAGAGATGGTCCAACAGTTACAGATG atTCCCTACGCAAACATcatcagaaaagaaaagatcGGCTCCCATCTCAACAAGTAG
- the katnal2 gene encoding katanin p60 ATPase-containing subunit A-like 2 isoform X3 — protein MMELSYQSMKIAHQAREADELRTEMRRKSLLILIYQHLLGQGYLAAAVALDQETNGGVRRFEVCDNIDLEMVLMEYESYHYVKFQKYPKLIRRTAEPGEKRCARSGGVKRSPCSAVKPLPKIIPSQSPQSGSGAKRTAASSHTNEIGSSVPPESSDFGLNVSSIKNGPVGEAAINRKERLLKPLSGFSGMSGEMRELAAVISRDIYLHSPNVRWEDIIGLEDAKRLVKEAVVYPIKYPQLFTGILSPWKGLLLYGPPGTGKTLLAKAVATECKTTFFNISASSIVSKWRGDSEKLVRVLFELARYHAPSTIFLDELESVMSQRGTSMGGEHEGSRRMKTELLVQMDGLARSEDLVFVLAASNLPWELDHAMLRRLEKRILVSLPTSPARQAMISHWLPPLSSTGGVELRTELDYETLAKGMEGYSGSDITLVCKEAAMRPVRKIFDALESHQDGDTDMPAIQLETVTTADFLEVIAHTKPSARNLMDRYAAWEREYESV, from the exons ATGATGGAGCTTTCATATCAATCTATGAAAATCGCCCATCAAGCCCGGGAGGCG GATGAGCTGAGGActgagatgaggaggaagagcctCCTCATTCTCATTTACCAACACCTGCTGGGGCAAGG CTACTTGGCTGCAGCAGTGGCCTTGGACCAGGAGACTAATGGAGGTGTGAGGAGGTTCGAGGTTTGTGATAACATCGATCTGGAGATGGTGCTGATGGAGTACGAGAGTTATCACTACGTCAAGTTCCAGAAGTATCCCAAACTTATCAGAAGAACAGCAGAACCAG GTGAGAAAAGATGTGCAAGAAGTGGTGGAGTAAAGAG GAGTCCCTGTTCAGCTGTGAAGCCGCTTCCCAAAATCATCCCATCCCAGAGTCCACAGTCTGGAAGCGGAGCCAAGAGAACAGCTGCCAgttcacacacaaat GAGATTGGCTCTTCTGTTCCTCCAGAGTCGTCAGATTTTGGTCTCAACGTTTCCTCCATCAAAAATGGACCAGTTGGGGAGGCAGCCATAAACAGAAAG GAACGGCTGCTGAAGCCCCTCAGTGGCTTTTCTGGAATGAGCGGTGAGATGAGAGAACTGGCTGCAGTCATCAGCAGG GACATCTATTTGCACAGCCCCAATGTGCGGTGGGAGGACATCATCGGCCTGGAGGACGCAAAGCGATTAGTCAAAGAGGCCGTCGTCTATCCCATTAAG TACCCCCAGCTGTTTACAGGCATCCTGTCTCCGTGGAAGGGCTTGCTGCTCTATGGCCCCCCAG gtACAGGTAAGACGCTGCTGGCCAAGGCCGTGGCTACAGAGTGTAAGACGACCTTCTTCAACATCTCAGCCTCCAGCATCGTCAGCAAGTGGAGAGGAGACTCTGAGAAGCTGGTCAGG GTTCTGTTTGAGCTGGCCAGGTACCACGCCCCATCCACCATCTTCCTGGATGAGCTGGAGTCGGTGATGAGCCAGAGAGGAACCAGCATGGG AGGAGAGCATGAAGGGAGTCGCAGGATGAAGACTGAGCTGCTGGTTCAGATGGACGGACTGGCGAGATCAGAGGACCTGGTGTTTGTACTGGCTGCCTCCAACCTGCCTTG GGAACTGGACCATGCCATGCTGAGGAGGTTAGAGAAGAGGATTCTAGTTAGTCTTCCCACCTCGCCAGCTCGCCAAGCCATGATCTCTCATTGGCTGCCCCCTCTTAGCTCCACAGGAGGGGTGGAGCTACGAACTGAGCTGGACTATGAAACTCTGGCGAAG gggaTGGAGGGTTACTCTGGCTCTGATATAACACTGGTGTGTAAGGAGGCGGCCATGAGACCAGTCCGCAAGATCTTTGATGCTTTGGAGTCACATCAGGACG GAGATACTGACATGCCTGCCATCCAGCTGGAAACTGTGACAACAGCTGACTTCCTGGAAGTCATCGCACACACCAAACCCTCGGCTCGAAACCTGATGGACAGATACGCAGCCTGGGAGAGAGAGTACGagtctgtctga
- the katnal2 gene encoding katanin p60 ATPase-containing subunit A-like 2 isoform X2, whose protein sequence is MRRKSLLILIYQHLLGQGYLAAAVALDQETNGGVRRFEVCDNIDLEMVLMEYESYHYVKFQKYPKLIRRTAEPGEKRCARSGGVKRSPCSAVKPLPKIIPSQSPQSGSGAKRTAASSHTNEIGSSVPPESSDFGLNVSSIKNGPVGEAAINRKGQMTDGKGSIHDAVKRAGSDSDHMERLLKPLSGFSGMSGEMRELAAVISRDIYLHSPNVRWEDIIGLEDAKRLVKEAVVYPIKYPQLFTGILSPWKGLLLYGPPGTGKTLLAKAVATECKTTFFNISASSIVSKWRGDSEKLVRVLFELARYHAPSTIFLDELESVMSQRGTSMGGEHEGSRRMKTELLVQMDGLARSEDLVFVLAASNLPWELDHAMLRRLEKRILVSLPTSPARQAMISHWLPPLSSTGGVELRTELDYETLAKGMEGYSGSDITLVCKEAAMRPVRKIFDALESHQDGDTDMPAIQLETVTTADFLEVIAHTKPSARNLMDRYAAWEREYESV, encoded by the exons atgaggaggaagagcctCCTCATTCTCATTTACCAACACCTGCTGGGGCAAGG CTACTTGGCTGCAGCAGTGGCCTTGGACCAGGAGACTAATGGAGGTGTGAGGAGGTTCGAGGTTTGTGATAACATCGATCTGGAGATGGTGCTGATGGAGTACGAGAGTTATCACTACGTCAAGTTCCAGAAGTATCCCAAACTTATCAGAAGAACAGCAGAACCAG GTGAGAAAAGATGTGCAAGAAGTGGTGGAGTAAAGAG GAGTCCCTGTTCAGCTGTGAAGCCGCTTCCCAAAATCATCCCATCCCAGAGTCCACAGTCTGGAAGCGGAGCCAAGAGAACAGCTGCCAgttcacacacaaat GAGATTGGCTCTTCTGTTCCTCCAGAGTCGTCAGATTTTGGTCTCAACGTTTCCTCCATCAAAAATGGACCAGTTGGGGAGGCAGCCATAAACAGAAAG GGCCAGATGACTGACGGCAAAGGTTCAATCCATGACGCTGTCAAAAGAGCTGGCAGTGACTCAGACCACATG GAACGGCTGCTGAAGCCCCTCAGTGGCTTTTCTGGAATGAGCGGTGAGATGAGAGAACTGGCTGCAGTCATCAGCAGG GACATCTATTTGCACAGCCCCAATGTGCGGTGGGAGGACATCATCGGCCTGGAGGACGCAAAGCGATTAGTCAAAGAGGCCGTCGTCTATCCCATTAAG TACCCCCAGCTGTTTACAGGCATCCTGTCTCCGTGGAAGGGCTTGCTGCTCTATGGCCCCCCAG gtACAGGTAAGACGCTGCTGGCCAAGGCCGTGGCTACAGAGTGTAAGACGACCTTCTTCAACATCTCAGCCTCCAGCATCGTCAGCAAGTGGAGAGGAGACTCTGAGAAGCTGGTCAGG GTTCTGTTTGAGCTGGCCAGGTACCACGCCCCATCCACCATCTTCCTGGATGAGCTGGAGTCGGTGATGAGCCAGAGAGGAACCAGCATGGG AGGAGAGCATGAAGGGAGTCGCAGGATGAAGACTGAGCTGCTGGTTCAGATGGACGGACTGGCGAGATCAGAGGACCTGGTGTTTGTACTGGCTGCCTCCAACCTGCCTTG GGAACTGGACCATGCCATGCTGAGGAGGTTAGAGAAGAGGATTCTAGTTAGTCTTCCCACCTCGCCAGCTCGCCAAGCCATGATCTCTCATTGGCTGCCCCCTCTTAGCTCCACAGGAGGGGTGGAGCTACGAACTGAGCTGGACTATGAAACTCTGGCGAAG gggaTGGAGGGTTACTCTGGCTCTGATATAACACTGGTGTGTAAGGAGGCGGCCATGAGACCAGTCCGCAAGATCTTTGATGCTTTGGAGTCACATCAGGACG GAGATACTGACATGCCTGCCATCCAGCTGGAAACTGTGACAACAGCTGACTTCCTGGAAGTCATCGCACACACCAAACCCTCGGCTCGAAACCTGATGGACAGATACGCAGCCTGGGAGAGAGAGTACGagtctgtctga
- the katnal2 gene encoding katanin p60 ATPase-containing subunit A-like 2 isoform X4: MVLMEYESYHYVKFQKYPKLIRRTAEPGEKRCARSGGVKRSPCSAVKPLPKIIPSQSPQSGSGAKRTAASSHTNEIGSSVPPESSDFGLNVSSIKNGPVGEAAINRKGQMTDGKGSIHDAVKRAGSDSDHMERLLKPLSGFSGMSGEMRELAAVISRDIYLHSPNVRWEDIIGLEDAKRLVKEAVVYPIKYPQLFTGILSPWKGLLLYGPPGTGKTLLAKAVATECKTTFFNISASSIVSKWRGDSEKLVRVLFELARYHAPSTIFLDELESVMSQRGTSMGGEHEGSRRMKTELLVQMDGLARSEDLVFVLAASNLPWELDHAMLRRLEKRILVSLPTSPARQAMISHWLPPLSSTGGVELRTELDYETLAKGMEGYSGSDITLVCKEAAMRPVRKIFDALESHQDGDTDMPAIQLETVTTADFLEVIAHTKPSARNLMDRYAAWEREYESV; encoded by the exons ATGGTGCTGATGGAGTACGAGAGTTATCACTACGTCAAGTTCCAGAAGTATCCCAAACTTATCAGAAGAACAGCAGAACCAG GTGAGAAAAGATGTGCAAGAAGTGGTGGAGTAAAGAG GAGTCCCTGTTCAGCTGTGAAGCCGCTTCCCAAAATCATCCCATCCCAGAGTCCACAGTCTGGAAGCGGAGCCAAGAGAACAGCTGCCAgttcacacacaaat GAGATTGGCTCTTCTGTTCCTCCAGAGTCGTCAGATTTTGGTCTCAACGTTTCCTCCATCAAAAATGGACCAGTTGGGGAGGCAGCCATAAACAGAAAG GGCCAGATGACTGACGGCAAAGGTTCAATCCATGACGCTGTCAAAAGAGCTGGCAGTGACTCAGACCACATG GAACGGCTGCTGAAGCCCCTCAGTGGCTTTTCTGGAATGAGCGGTGAGATGAGAGAACTGGCTGCAGTCATCAGCAGG GACATCTATTTGCACAGCCCCAATGTGCGGTGGGAGGACATCATCGGCCTGGAGGACGCAAAGCGATTAGTCAAAGAGGCCGTCGTCTATCCCATTAAG TACCCCCAGCTGTTTACAGGCATCCTGTCTCCGTGGAAGGGCTTGCTGCTCTATGGCCCCCCAG gtACAGGTAAGACGCTGCTGGCCAAGGCCGTGGCTACAGAGTGTAAGACGACCTTCTTCAACATCTCAGCCTCCAGCATCGTCAGCAAGTGGAGAGGAGACTCTGAGAAGCTGGTCAGG GTTCTGTTTGAGCTGGCCAGGTACCACGCCCCATCCACCATCTTCCTGGATGAGCTGGAGTCGGTGATGAGCCAGAGAGGAACCAGCATGGG AGGAGAGCATGAAGGGAGTCGCAGGATGAAGACTGAGCTGCTGGTTCAGATGGACGGACTGGCGAGATCAGAGGACCTGGTGTTTGTACTGGCTGCCTCCAACCTGCCTTG GGAACTGGACCATGCCATGCTGAGGAGGTTAGAGAAGAGGATTCTAGTTAGTCTTCCCACCTCGCCAGCTCGCCAAGCCATGATCTCTCATTGGCTGCCCCCTCTTAGCTCCACAGGAGGGGTGGAGCTACGAACTGAGCTGGACTATGAAACTCTGGCGAAG gggaTGGAGGGTTACTCTGGCTCTGATATAACACTGGTGTGTAAGGAGGCGGCCATGAGACCAGTCCGCAAGATCTTTGATGCTTTGGAGTCACATCAGGACG GAGATACTGACATGCCTGCCATCCAGCTGGAAACTGTGACAACAGCTGACTTCCTGGAAGTCATCGCACACACCAAACCCTCGGCTCGAAACCTGATGGACAGATACGCAGCCTGGGAGAGAGAGTACGagtctgtctga
- the ier3ip1 gene encoding immediate early response 3-interacting protein 1, which translates to MAFTLYSLIQTAILCTNAIAVLHEERFLSKIGWGVDQGVGGFGDDPGVKAQVLNLIRSVRTVMRVPLIIVNSACIVLLLLFG; encoded by the exons ATGGCGTTTACACTGTACTCTCTCATTCAGACCGCTATTCTGTGCACTAATGCCATCGCTGTGTTGCACGAGGAGAGGTTTCTCAGCAAAA TCGGCTGGGGTGTTGACCAGGGAGTTGGAGGTTTTGGGGATGATCCAGGAGTCAAAGCGCAGGTCCTCAATCTCATCCGCTCAGTGCGGACTGTCATGAGAG TGCCTTTAATAATAGTGAATTCGGCCTGCATCGTCCTGTTGTTACTGTTTGGTTGA
- the hdhd2 gene encoding haloacid dehalogenase-like hydrolase domain-containing protein 2 isoform X2: MAGRRALKAVLIDLSGTLHIEDTAVPGAQDALNRLRQASVAVKFVTNTTKESKRNLLQRLQRLNFNLQEKEIFTSLSAARSLLEQKQHRPLLLVEDSALEDFTGIDTSEPNAVVIGLAPDHFNYQTLNEAFRMILDGAPLIAIHKARYYKRKDGLALGPGPFVTGLEYATDCKATVVGKPENTFFTQALSDIGCSPNEAVMIGDDARDDVGGAQNAGMLGILVRTGKYREGDENKINPPPHLTCDSFPDAVEHILKNLL; this comes from the exons ATGGCGGGCAGACGGGCTCTGAAGGCCGTGCTCATCGACCTGAGTGGAACTCTACATATAGAAGACACAGCAGTGCCCGGGGCGCAGGACGCCCTGAACAG GTTACGGCAGGCGTCTGTAGCTGTGAAGTTTGTGACCAACACAACAAAGGAGAGTAAGAGGAACTTACTGCAACGACTGCAACGTCTCAACTTCAACCTCCAG gaaaaagagatcttCACTTCTCTGAGTGCAGCGAGGAGTTTGTTAGAGCAGAAACAACACAGACcgctgctgctggtggaggACAGCGCACTGGAAGACTTCACTG GTATTGACACGTCAGAGCCAAATGCTGTCGTCATTGGACTCGCTCCTGATCACTTCAACTACCAAACACTCAACGAGGCTTTCAG AATGATTCTGGATGGCGCTCCTCTCATCGCGATCCATAAGGCTCGGTACTACAAGCGTAAGGATGGTTTGGCCCTCGGGCCCGGGCCCTTTGTGACGGGACTTGAGTACGCCACGGACTGTAAAGCTACTGTGGTGGGAAAACcggaaaatacttttttcacacag GCTCTGTCTGATATAGGATGTAGCCCAAATGAAGCTGTCATGATAGGAGAT GATGCCAGAGATGATGTGGGCGGGGCTCAGAACGCAGGAATGTTGGGAATTCTGGTTAGAACCG GTAAATACAGAGAAGGAGATGAGAATAAAATCAACCCTCCTCCCCACCTGACATGTGACAGTTTCCCAGACGCTGTTGAACACATCCTGAAGAACCTGCTATAA
- the hdhd2 gene encoding haloacid dehalogenase-like hydrolase domain-containing protein 2 isoform X1, translated as MWVQSRASFADICAVMSKRHCNCTSYKTFSEPRVGRSPCPALQVSSMAGRRALKAVLIDLSGTLHIEDTAVPGAQDALNRLRQASVAVKFVTNTTKESKRNLLQRLQRLNFNLQEKEIFTSLSAARSLLEQKQHRPLLLVEDSALEDFTGIDTSEPNAVVIGLAPDHFNYQTLNEAFRMILDGAPLIAIHKARYYKRKDGLALGPGPFVTGLEYATDCKATVVGKPENTFFTQALSDIGCSPNEAVMIGDDARDDVGGAQNAGMLGILVRTGKYREGDENKINPPPHLTCDSFPDAVEHILKNLL; from the exons ATGTGGGTCCAAAGCAGGGCAAGCTTTGCTGACATCTGTGCCGTCATGTCCAAACGCCACTGCAACTGTACAAGCTACAAAACATTTTCCGAGCCTCGGGTCGGGCGGTCACCATGTCCTGCCCTGCAGGTCTCCAGCATGGCGGGCAGACGGGCTCTGAAGGCCGTGCTCATCGACCTGAGTGGAACTCTACATATAGAAGACACAGCAGTGCCCGGGGCGCAGGACGCCCTGAACAG GTTACGGCAGGCGTCTGTAGCTGTGAAGTTTGTGACCAACACAACAAAGGAGAGTAAGAGGAACTTACTGCAACGACTGCAACGTCTCAACTTCAACCTCCAG gaaaaagagatcttCACTTCTCTGAGTGCAGCGAGGAGTTTGTTAGAGCAGAAACAACACAGACcgctgctgctggtggaggACAGCGCACTGGAAGACTTCACTG GTATTGACACGTCAGAGCCAAATGCTGTCGTCATTGGACTCGCTCCTGATCACTTCAACTACCAAACACTCAACGAGGCTTTCAG AATGATTCTGGATGGCGCTCCTCTCATCGCGATCCATAAGGCTCGGTACTACAAGCGTAAGGATGGTTTGGCCCTCGGGCCCGGGCCCTTTGTGACGGGACTTGAGTACGCCACGGACTGTAAAGCTACTGTGGTGGGAAAACcggaaaatacttttttcacacag GCTCTGTCTGATATAGGATGTAGCCCAAATGAAGCTGTCATGATAGGAGAT GATGCCAGAGATGATGTGGGCGGGGCTCAGAACGCAGGAATGTTGGGAATTCTGGTTAGAACCG GTAAATACAGAGAAGGAGATGAGAATAAAATCAACCCTCCTCCCCACCTGACATGTGACAGTTTCCCAGACGCTGTTGAACACATCCTGAAGAACCTGCTATAA